A section of the Rhizobium sp. Pop5 genome encodes:
- a CDS encoding VOC family protein: MPRLDHVTIETRDAPRMISFLETLLGVKEGYRPPFASRGHWLYLDERPVIHLLLTSRGTDFPPGIFNHVAFSLYEFEPALERIKASGYRYEYNDIPDTDLGQIFVYGPERVKIELQYPRPT; this comes from the coding sequence ATGCCGCGATTGGACCACGTCACCATCGAAACACGCGATGCGCCCAGGATGATCAGCTTTCTGGAGACACTGCTCGGCGTCAAAGAAGGCTATCGGCCACCCTTCGCCTCGCGCGGCCACTGGCTCTATCTGGATGAACGCCCGGTCATCCATCTCCTCCTGACATCACGCGGCACCGATTTTCCACCCGGCATCTTCAACCATGTTGCCTTCAGCCTTTACGAATTCGAGCCAGCGCTGGAGCGCATCAAGGCGAGCGGCTATCGCTACGAATATAACGATATTCCCGACACCGATCTCGGCCAGATCTTTGTCTACGGGCCGGAGCGCGTGAAAATCGAGCTGCAATATCCGCGGCCCACCTGA
- a CDS encoding SDR family NAD(P)-dependent oxidoreductase, producing MTDFPYGSALIVGAGSGISASLARQLSAQGVKVGLAARNIEKLQTLAEETGASTFTSDVSEPESVAALFEEAASAIGGPDVVIFNASARLRGPLAELDPADVEKAIATSAFGGFLVVQQAAQRMIPRRSGAILLTGASASVKGFAQSAPFAMGKFALRGLAQSAARELGPMGIHVAHFVIDGAVRSLTRPDRADKPDGTLSPDAIAQTYIDVLRQHRSAWSLEVEVRPWTEDF from the coding sequence ATGACCGACTTTCCCTATGGCAGCGCGCTCATCGTCGGCGCAGGTTCCGGCATCAGCGCATCGCTCGCCAGGCAATTATCGGCGCAGGGCGTCAAAGTCGGGCTTGCCGCCCGCAATATCGAAAAGCTCCAGACTTTGGCCGAGGAGACCGGCGCCAGCACCTTTACGTCAGATGTTTCTGAGCCTGAGAGCGTCGCGGCTCTGTTCGAAGAGGCCGCGAGCGCAATCGGCGGGCCCGACGTGGTGATCTTCAATGCCAGCGCTCGTCTCCGCGGCCCGCTCGCCGAACTCGATCCCGCGGACGTCGAGAAGGCGATCGCGACTTCCGCTTTCGGCGGTTTTCTGGTGGTGCAGCAGGCGGCGCAGCGAATGATACCACGCCGCAGCGGCGCGATCCTGCTGACCGGAGCATCGGCCAGCGTGAAGGGTTTTGCCCAATCGGCGCCCTTCGCGATGGGCAAGTTCGCGCTGCGCGGCCTTGCCCAGAGTGCTGCCCGCGAACTCGGGCCGATGGGCATCCATGTCGCGCACTTCGTCATCGATGGCGCGGTGCGCTCGCTGACCCGGCCCGACCGCGCCGACAAGCCTGACGGCACGCTCTCGCCGGATGCGATCGCCCAGACCTATATCGACGTGCTTCGCCAGCACCGTAGCGCATGGTCGCTGGAGGTCGAGGTCCGGCCATGGACCGAGGACTTCTGA
- a CDS encoding DNA-3-methyladenine glycosylase I — translation MISFEAIRQRAEERKGGAAALQAMLDKHRPDHDRLRAIPDDRILADMTRRVFYSGFVQKVIDAKWPGFEAAFSGFDPAMLNIAPDDYWHELTSDERIIRNGAKIMSVRANAAFIRELAREYGSAGAFFADWPREDQIGLLDLLSKRGSRLGGMTGQYFLRGIGRDSFVATIDVLACLRSAGVPLSLSGATKKDQQLIQQAFNDWADETGLSFIHLSRISAYSIDAAQPH, via the coding sequence ATGATCAGTTTCGAGGCGATAAGGCAGCGGGCGGAAGAGCGTAAAGGCGGAGCGGCCGCGCTGCAGGCAATGCTCGATAAGCACCGGCCGGATCACGACCGGCTGCGGGCCATACCCGACGACCGCATCCTCGCGGACATGACGCGGCGCGTCTTTTATAGCGGCTTCGTCCAGAAGGTGATCGATGCGAAATGGCCGGGCTTCGAAGCGGCGTTTTCCGGTTTCGATCCGGCCATGCTGAATATCGCGCCTGATGACTATTGGCATGAGCTGACATCGGACGAACGGATCATCCGCAACGGCGCAAAGATCATGTCGGTTCGCGCCAATGCCGCCTTCATAAGAGAACTGGCGAGGGAATATGGCAGCGCCGGTGCCTTCTTCGCCGACTGGCCAAGGGAGGATCAGATCGGCCTTCTAGACCTGCTGAGCAAGCGCGGCAGCCGGCTCGGCGGCATGACCGGACAATATTTCCTGCGTGGCATCGGCCGCGACAGCTTTGTCGCCACGATCGACGTGCTCGCCTGCCTGAGATCGGCCGGCGTGCCGCTTTCCCTCTCCGGCGCGACGAAGAAGGATCAGCAGCTGATCCAGCAGGCCTTCAACGATTGGGCCGATGAGACGGGCCTTTCCTTCATCCATCTCTCGCGCATCAGCGCTTATTCGATCGATGCGGCGCAACCGCACTGA